From the Candidatus Delongbacteria bacterium genome, the window CAATCATAGCTAAAATAGAGTTTTTCCTTTCCAAATGCATAATCTCTTTTCTAGCTTCCTTCAGTTCGGTAATTTCAGTTATAACCCAAATTACTCCTTTTGCAATATTATTTTTATCAAGAGGGTTTCCAGATAATAAAACATCAATACTCTTTCCATCTTTTTTTACTAAATTAAACTCTTTGGTAAATCCTGATCCAATTTTCAGGCTATCATGAAAACCTTCTTGTAAAATTTTATAACTTTCTTCTGATTTTAATACATTCATAACCATTATTTCTTCAGATTGATCATAACCAAGCATTTCATAGATTCTTGGATTAGCCTCAATAACTACAGTATCCCTTATAAGTACAATTCCAACATTAGAACTTTCAAAAATTGCATTAACTCTGTTTAATGCTTCTTCTAATTCTGCTTGTGACTTTCTTCTTTCCGCAACCTCATGATTTAAAAGATCTCTTGAAACAGTAATTTTATCCAAATTTTCAGACATTTTATTAAATGCTGTAAAGAGAGAATCCAACTCGTTATTGAATTGAATATCATATCTTGAGATGAAACTTCCTTCAGAAACTAGACTAAACATATCAATCATCTCTTTAACTGGAGATGTAATTTTATATGAAAGCAGGTATGCTATTGCAAAAATCAGTAAAATAACAACAAATCCAATCAAAATATGTGACATCAGGGTTTGATTAGATTTTTGAAAATACTCAGTTTCATCAATATAAATTTCAGCTACCTTGTTAATATTATCTATTGAATTTTCGAATCTACCCATTCCAATATACTTATAAATTACCCTCTGTCCATCAATATAGCTAAGTTCATCTCTTTTTAAAGTAAAAGCTCTGCTTATTGAAGAAGCTCTTTTTTCGTTTTCCATCTTATCCAATGAAACAATATTATAAAGTTTATCATCATAGACATTTATGGTTTTCACTCTAGGGTTTATACTTATGACTTTTTCAATCTGTTTTTTGTAATTTATCTGGTCAAGATAGATGCCAAAGCTCTCGGCTGATATTCCAACTTCTAAAACATATCTATTATCAAAGCTAGATCTATACGCCCACTTTTTTATCACACCAGTATCAAGCTCGCTACTCAATAATCCTATTTCAGTAATGTTTTGGCCAATCAATATTTTTACAAATTTCATCCAAAATCTTGGAAATTGTTTAAAGTCTATTCCAATAGCTTCCGGTCTGCTTGAATATTGAATTATTCCCAAGCTATTAATTAGATAAAAATCATAATCTTTGCTGAAGTATGATTTTAGTTTATCAAAATTAATTTGATCCAAATTGTCAAAATTAGTATTGTAATATCGCTCCAAAGAGTCGAGTCCTTCGATTAGTACTTTATCGAAAGAACTGCCTAGCATTTGATATGATGTTTCTATTAGGCTGACAGAATTATCAATATTTTCAACGGCCTGAGTTTCAAGCAGTCGCATGTTGTATCTAAGTGTTTTAAGGCTGCTGTCATATGAGATCGAAGATATAATCAATACAACTGGTAATACTATTATCAGAGAGTAGATTGTAAGTTGTATTTTTAAACCTTTAAAAAACATTTTCCCGCCAGGTTATATATAACAATTTATACCTGAACAAGTTTTAAAGCAAAGATATTTATTATATGATATTATTTGATTTATAAAAAAAAGCGGGTTAAAACCCGCCTTAATCTACTTTCCTACATCTATAAGTTCAATTGGATAATTTCCATCAAAACAAGCAAAACAGAATCTGTCATTATCATTATTAACAGCATCAGAGAGATCTTTCTGCTCAATATATTTCAGAGAATCCACTCTTAAATGTGTTACAAGATCTTCTATGCTCATTTTATTCGCAACAAGTTCAATTCTAGTAGGAGTATCCAAACCGTAGAAACAGGAGTATTTTACTTGTGGAGAAGCAATTCTCAAATGAATCTCTTTTGCTCCGGCAGATCTTAGCATTCCAACAATTTTTCTCATTGTAGTACCCCGAACGATAGAATCATCAACGAGAACTATTTTCTTACCTTCTAGAATACTTTTTACCGGGTTAAATTTTTGCTTTACAGACTCATCTCTTCCTGCCTGACTAGGTTTGATAAACGTACGACCAACATAATGATTTCTAATTAAACCCATTTCAAATGGAACTCCTTTAGCTTGGGCATATCCCATTGCTTGCATATTGGAGGAG encodes:
- a CDS encoding PAS domain S-box protein, coding for MFFKGLKIQLTIYSLIIVLPVVLIISSISYDSSLKTLRYNMRLLETQAVENIDNSVSLIETSYQMLGSSFDKVLIEGLDSLERYYNTNFDNLDQINFDKLKSYFSKDYDFYLINSLGIIQYSSRPEAIGIDFKQFPRFWMKFVKILIGQNITEIGLLSSELDTGVIKKWAYRSSFDNRYVLEVGISAESFGIYLDQINYKKQIEKVISINPRVKTINVYDDKLYNIVSLDKMENEKRASSISRAFTLKRDELSYIDGQRVIYKYIGMGRFENSIDNINKVAEIYIDETEYFQKSNQTLMSHILIGFVVILLIFAIAYLLSYKITSPVKEMIDMFSLVSEGSFISRYDIQFNNELDSLFTAFNKMSENLDKITVSRDLLNHEVAERRKSQAELEEALNRVNAIFESSNVGIVLIRDTVVIEANPRIYEMLGYDQSEEIMVMNVLKSEESYKILQEGFHDSLKIGSGFTKEFNLVKKDGKSIDVLLSGNPLDKNNIAKGVIWVITEITELKEARKEIMHLERKNSILAMIATANHEINQPLTALLGNVDLLSMSLDRATMSPNQLKFLSRIHESVSKVNAILSKYRNAQKFKITKYVNKTNMVDFDLTESEGSIFEDFD